A genome region from Erythrolamprus reginae isolate rEryReg1 chromosome 4, rEryReg1.hap1, whole genome shotgun sequence includes the following:
- the POLR1D gene encoding protein POLR1D, translated as MADDAELERKAVEELLTEAKRGKTRAETMGPMGWMKCPLASTNKRFLLNTIKNTLHSSKEQDQEQKDQEENKESEPSQSREEMKPKRHRLHPYKPSFRSRRRVSYSPPRHRYKHKHRNQHTKDEDEKRSSKE; from the exons ATGGCGGACGATGCTGAGCTGGAGAG GAAAGCAGTGGAAGAGCTATTGACAGAAGCTAAGCGTGGGAAAACTAGAGCAGAAACAATGGGGCCCATGGGCTG GATGAAGTGCCCCCTTGCCAGCACAAATAAAAGATTTCTTCTTAATACTATTAAGAACACATTGCACTCATCAAAAGAGCAAGACCAAGAAcagaaagatcaagaagaaaataaagaatcTGAGCCAAGTCAAAGCAGGGAAGAAATGAAACCAAAGAGACACAGACTGCATCCTTACAAACCTAGTTTTCGGTCTAGGAGACGGGTCAGCTACTCTCCTCCCAGGCACAGGTATAAGCACAAGCACAGGAACCAGCACACAAAGGACGAGGACGAAAAGCGATCCAGCAAAGAATGA